A stretch of Kiloniellales bacterium DNA encodes these proteins:
- a CDS encoding acyl-CoA thioesterase, protein MKDRGPKPRGDLATRTLAMPADANPNGDIFGGWVMAQMDIAGGITAVQRAGGRVATVAVDAMSFHLPVYVGDVLCVYADLERVGRTSMTFYLEAWAMRRAKEERVKVTEGRFTFVAIDDEGRPRPVPEEGS, encoded by the coding sequence ATGAAGGATCGAGGCCCCAAACCGCGGGGCGATCTGGCGACCCGGACGCTGGCGATGCCCGCGGACGCCAATCCCAACGGCGACATCTTCGGCGGCTGGGTGATGGCCCAGATGGATATCGCCGGCGGCATCACGGCCGTCCAGCGCGCCGGGGGCCGGGTGGCAACGGTTGCGGTCGACGCCATGAGCTTTCACCTCCCGGTCTACGTCGGCGATGTGCTCTGCGTCTACGCCGACCTTGAGAGGGTCGGGCGCACCTCCATGACCTTCTACCTGGAGGCCTGGGCGATGCGGCGCGCCAAGGAGGAGCGGGTCAAGGTGACGGAGGGCCGCTTCACCTTCGTCGCGATCGACGACGAGGGCCGGCCCCGGCCCGTGCCCGAGGAGGGATCATGA
- a CDS encoding general secretion pathway protein GspB codes for MSSILKALRRSEEARAKDGVPQLMTRHERVVRPRRRNWPWIVTAALVLNALIVALAVWPAPQSSPGRAGLNLESRVETNGTRATVSVPRTRDPRLEGIGRARESAEIELDVQASVEGTGQQAALPESRQPTWLEDRPKPKPVPKKAPPVRAPKDLTRVHRELNATDFGQQALMDWVRDYVYAQEPAVEEKTIKLASVDPVKALPAEPVEPVEQETLPLVEPELPGQSEPAAVSYGDVPPLWKLPHAIRSQVPEVSLSVHVYTPGDSNSFVIIDRKRYRAGDLVDGRVQLEAIIPTGVVMAFDGHRFKLGNQ; via the coding sequence ATGTCCTCGATTCTCAAGGCATTGCGTCGGTCGGAGGAAGCGCGGGCGAAGGACGGCGTGCCCCAGCTGATGACCCGGCACGAAAGGGTTGTCCGGCCGCGCCGGAGAAACTGGCCCTGGATCGTCACTGCGGCCCTGGTCCTGAACGCGCTGATCGTCGCTCTGGCTGTCTGGCCGGCGCCGCAATCCTCGCCTGGACGGGCCGGCCTGAACCTAGAGAGCCGGGTCGAGACGAACGGAACCCGCGCGACCGTTTCGGTTCCCCGGACGCGCGATCCCCGGCTCGAGGGCATCGGCCGGGCGCGCGAGTCGGCCGAGATCGAGCTCGATGTCCAAGCGTCGGTCGAGGGAACGGGGCAACAGGCGGCTCTGCCCGAGTCCCGGCAGCCGACCTGGCTCGAAGACCGGCCGAAACCCAAGCCGGTGCCGAAAAAGGCGCCGCCGGTCCGGGCGCCCAAGGACCTGACTCGCGTTCACCGGGAGCTGAATGCAACCGACTTCGGCCAACAGGCGCTGATGGATTGGGTCCGGGACTATGTCTATGCCCAGGAACCGGCGGTCGAGGAGAAAACCATCAAGCTGGCCTCGGTGGACCCGGTAAAAGCGCTGCCGGCCGAGCCAGTCGAGCCGGTCGAGCAGGAAACCCTTCCCCTGGTCGAACCTGAGCTGCCGGGGCAATCCGAGCCGGCGGCGGTGTCTTACGGCGACGTTCCCCCGCTGTGGAAGCTGCCCCACGCAATCCGCTCGCAGGTGCCCGAAGTCAGCCTCAGCGTCCACGTCTATACGCCGGGCGATTCCAACAGCTTCGTGATCATCGATCGCAAGCGCTACCGCGCCGGGGACTTGGTCGACGGGCGGGTGCAACTGGAAGCCATCATCCCGACCGGCGTCGTGATGGCCTTCGACGGCCACCGCTTCAAGCTCGGCAACCAATAG
- a CDS encoding DEAD/DEAH box helicase, whose translation MSFDDLGLSPEVLKAIADAGYSEPTPIQEQAVPYVLMGRDVLGCAQTGTGKTASFTLPMIDILASGRARARMPRSLIIEPTRELAAQVSENFEKYGKYNKLSMALLIGGEAFGDQEKRLDRGVDVLIATPGRLLDLFERGKILLADVKILVIDEADRMLDMGFIPDVERIVSLLPRIRQTLFFSATMPPEIRRLADAFLMNPKEVAVAPPASPAETVTQALIRASNLPKTKRETLRGLLDQEDIKSGLIFCNRKRDVGILYRSLARHGYSAAELHGDMAQPLRMATLKRFKDGEVQLLVCSDVAARGLDIPEVSHVINFDVPVNAEDYIHRIGRTGRAGRSGKAFTLAAPADSKLLAAVVKMLGGQIQEVRIGGAPEIAEAEEAAQPAAPERKRGRRSRGRKGSDAREHGAAEETVSAAREEPKAPAKAGGSPFGDHTPAFLLRPVKIAAASA comes from the coding sequence ATGAGCTTCGACGATCTTGGACTAAGTCCAGAGGTCCTGAAGGCGATTGCGGACGCGGGATACAGCGAGCCAACGCCGATCCAGGAGCAAGCCGTCCCCTACGTCCTGATGGGTCGCGACGTGTTGGGATGCGCCCAGACCGGCACCGGCAAGACGGCGTCGTTCACCCTGCCGATGATCGATATCTTGGCCAGCGGTCGCGCCCGCGCGCGGATGCCGCGGTCCCTGATCATAGAGCCGACCCGGGAACTGGCGGCGCAGGTTTCCGAGAACTTCGAGAAATACGGCAAGTACAACAAGCTCTCCATGGCGTTGCTGATCGGCGGCGAAGCCTTCGGCGACCAGGAGAAGCGGCTCGACCGCGGTGTCGACGTGCTGATCGCGACGCCGGGCCGCCTGCTCGACCTCTTCGAGCGCGGCAAGATCCTGCTGGCCGACGTCAAGATCCTGGTGATCGACGAGGCCGACCGCATGCTCGACATGGGCTTCATTCCCGATGTCGAGCGGATCGTCAGCCTGCTGCCGAGGATCCGCCAGACCCTCTTCTTCTCGGCCACCATGCCGCCCGAGATTCGCCGGCTCGCCGACGCCTTCCTGATGAACCCCAAGGAAGTGGCCGTCGCGCCGCCGGCCTCGCCGGCCGAGACCGTCACCCAGGCGCTGATCCGGGCCAGCAACCTTCCGAAGACCAAGCGCGAGACTCTGCGCGGGTTGCTGGACCAGGAGGACATCAAGAGCGGCCTCATCTTCTGCAACCGCAAGCGTGATGTCGGGATTCTTTACCGCTCGCTGGCGCGCCACGGCTACTCGGCGGCGGAACTGCACGGCGACATGGCTCAGCCGCTCCGCATGGCGACCCTGAAGCGCTTCAAGGACGGCGAGGTCCAACTCCTGGTCTGCTCAGACGTGGCAGCCCGCGGTCTCGACATTCCCGAGGTCTCCCACGTGATCAACTTCGACGTGCCGGTCAACGCCGAGGACTACATCCATCGGATCGGCCGGACCGGCCGGGCCGGCCGCTCCGGCAAGGCCTTCACCCTGGCCGCGCCCGCGGACAGCAAGCTGCTGGCCGCTGTGGTGAAGATGCTCGGCGGACAGATCCAGGAAGTCAGGATCGGGGGCGCGCCCGAAATCGCCGAGGCCGAGGAAGCGGCGCAGCCCGCCGCGCCGGAAAGGAAGCGAGGCAGGCGCTCGCGCGGCCGCAAAGGTTCCGATGCGAGAGAGCACGGCGCCGCTGAGGAAACCGTGAGCGCGGCGCGCGAGGAACCCAAGGCTCCGGCCAAGGCCGGCGGTTCGCCTTTCGGGGACCATACCCCGGCCTTCCTGCTCAGACCGGTAAAGATCGCGGCCGCGAGCGCTTAA
- the parE gene encoding DNA topoisomerase IV subunit B yields the protein MQGMKDLFQKAQPRGEDYSAKDIEVLEGLEPVRRRPGMYIGGTDERALHHLVAELIDNAMDEAVAGFATRIEIELAAGNRITVADNGRGIPVDSHPKFGKKSALEVILTTLHSGAKFSDKAYSTSGGLHGVGLSVVNALTTSLSVEVARDRKVWRQEYKRGKPQGKLEAVGTAQNRRGTTITIVPDAEIFGASAHFRPERLYRMARSKAYLFRGVEIRWKCDESLLHKDGDTPASDTLHFPNGLRDFLEASLGSRKTLTPEPFFGQAEFPGEEGRIEWAITWPMDEEGFVSSYCNTVPTGDGGSHEQGLRSGLLRSMKAYGELIGNRKTGQLTADDLLGGGMTVLSIFIHDPQFQGQTKDRLASPIAAKLVESTIKDHFDHWLSGHPERSRTLLERVVERAEERLRRRQEKDLKRKNATRKLRLPGKLSDCTSSRAEGTEIFLVEGDSAGGSAKQARNRESQAILPLRGKILNVASASEDKLKSNQEIANIVQALGCGTGGQFDADKLRYERIIIMTDADVDGAHIASLLMTFFYRQMPGLIEQGYLYLAQPPLYRLSQGGKTAYARDERHKEELLSEVFTGRGQVEVSRFKGLGEMPSGQLKETTMDPGKRTLLRVAIADHEDPDPRAEQKRSSKTVEQLMGRRPELRFQFIQENARFVETSDLDV from the coding sequence ATGCAGGGAATGAAAGATCTCTTCCAGAAGGCCCAGCCGCGGGGCGAGGACTACTCGGCCAAGGATATCGAGGTCCTCGAGGGCCTCGAGCCGGTGCGCCGTCGCCCGGGCATGTACATCGGCGGCACGGACGAGCGGGCCCTGCACCACCTCGTCGCTGAACTGATCGACAATGCCATGGACGAGGCCGTTGCCGGCTTCGCGACCCGTATCGAGATCGAACTGGCGGCGGGCAACAGGATCACGGTCGCGGACAACGGCCGCGGCATCCCCGTCGACTCCCACCCGAAGTTCGGCAAGAAGTCCGCTCTCGAGGTCATCCTGACGACGCTCCACTCCGGCGCCAAGTTCTCGGACAAGGCCTACTCCACCTCGGGCGGCCTGCACGGCGTCGGGCTCTCCGTGGTCAATGCCCTGACCACCTCGCTCAGCGTCGAGGTCGCGCGCGACCGCAAGGTCTGGCGCCAGGAGTACAAGCGCGGCAAGCCGCAGGGCAAACTCGAGGCGGTCGGCACCGCCCAGAACCGTCGCGGCACGACCATCACCATCGTGCCGGACGCCGAAATCTTCGGCGCCTCGGCCCACTTCCGGCCCGAGCGGCTCTACCGCATGGCCCGCTCGAAAGCCTATCTGTTTCGCGGCGTCGAGATCCGCTGGAAGTGCGACGAGAGCCTGCTGCACAAGGACGGCGACACCCCGGCCAGCGACACGCTGCACTTCCCCAACGGACTGCGCGACTTCCTCGAGGCCAGCCTGGGCAGCCGCAAGACCCTGACCCCGGAACCCTTTTTCGGCCAGGCCGAGTTTCCCGGCGAGGAGGGCCGCATCGAGTGGGCGATCACCTGGCCGATGGACGAGGAGGGCTTCGTCAGCTCCTACTGCAACACGGTGCCGACCGGCGACGGCGGCAGCCACGAGCAAGGCCTCAGGAGCGGCCTACTGCGCAGCATGAAGGCCTACGGCGAGCTGATCGGCAACCGCAAGACCGGCCAGCTGACCGCCGACGACCTGCTGGGCGGCGGCATGACCGTGCTGTCGATCTTCATCCACGACCCACAATTCCAGGGACAGACCAAGGACCGCCTCGCCTCGCCGATCGCCGCGAAGCTGGTCGAATCGACGATCAAGGATCACTTCGACCACTGGCTGAGCGGCCACCCCGAACGCTCCCGCACGCTGCTGGAAAGGGTCGTCGAGCGGGCCGAAGAGCGCCTGCGGCGGCGCCAGGAGAAGGACCTCAAGCGGAAGAACGCGACGCGCAAACTGCGCCTGCCGGGCAAGCTCTCGGACTGCACCTCGTCGCGGGCCGAGGGCACGGAGATCTTCCTGGTCGAGGGCGATTCCGCCGGCGGCTCGGCGAAGCAGGCGCGCAACCGAGAGAGCCAGGCGATCCTGCCGCTGCGCGGCAAGATCCTGAACGTCGCCAGCGCCTCGGAAGACAAGCTGAAGAGCAACCAGGAGATCGCCAACATCGTGCAGGCGCTCGGCTGCGGCACCGGCGGGCAGTTCGACGCCGACAAGCTGCGTTACGAGCGGATCATCATCATGACCGACGCCGACGTCGACGGCGCCCACATTGCCTCCCTGCTGATGACCTTCTTCTATCGCCAGATGCCGGGATTGATCGAGCAGGGCTATCTCTACCTCGCCCAGCCGCCGCTCTACCGCCTGTCCCAGGGCGGCAAGACCGCCTACGCCCGCGACGAGCGTCACAAGGAGGAACTGCTGAGCGAGGTCTTCACGGGACGGGGGCAGGTTGAAGTCAGTCGTTTTAAAGGCTTGGGCGAGATGCCTTCGGGCCAGCTCAAGGAAACGACAATGGATCCGGGCAAACGCACCCTGCTCCGTGTGGCGATCGCCGACCACGAGGACCCCGATCCGCGCGCCGAACAGAAGCGCAGCAGCAAGACCGTCGAGCAGCTTATGGGGCGGCGGCCCGAGCTACGCTTCCAATTCATCCAGGAAAACGCCCGCTTCGTCGAAACCAGCGATCTGGACGTTTAA
- a CDS encoding AAA family ATPase, with protein MYEEFFGIKENPFSITPDPRYLYMSKGHQEALAHLLYGIRENGGFVMLTGEVGTGKTSVCRCLLEQLPNAADVALVLNPKLNELEFVASICDELGIDYPRETTSLKVLIDRLNHHLLDIHARGRHVVVIIDEAQNLGPQVLEQVRLLTNLETSKKKLLQMILIGQPELNELLGRFEMRQLAQRVTARYHLEPLSRADVKAYIDHRLSVGGLPPTLFSNWAREAIYRRSGGIPRLINSLCDRCLIACYAKNRWVVDGTTVREAANEVFGRGPRWRRAVPWAAAAAALAALIVSVPLGLGYVRWDPVGGLLAGLSAPHEEDEPAPIFSMVKLPPDAPRPEVTLMPAAVPPLAEPVDEAAGPRIGPSTSPAADDGEVSLYQVFDPLSFANDPETAMAGLFQLWGLDYATVDRSVPCAAWSSNGVQCYKGRDSWNVLVGLDRPAVITLQDSERNQAHALLVASGEGRIVLQFGDQRVATSRAALEPLWTGQYLVLWRAPEWYRRVLSSGLEGRDVAWLYNRLSRVDGMPKVEVVRTRFDAELRARVMHFQKSRGLEPDGIVGPQTIIHLDNFVPETRVQGEPDSAS; from the coding sequence ATGTATGAGGAGTTTTTCGGCATAAAGGAGAACCCGTTCTCCATAACGCCGGATCCGCGCTATCTCTACATGAGCAAGGGCCACCAGGAGGCCCTGGCCCACCTGCTCTATGGCATTCGGGAGAATGGCGGCTTCGTCATGCTGACCGGCGAGGTCGGCACCGGCAAGACGTCGGTCTGCCGCTGCTTGCTGGAACAGCTGCCCAATGCCGCCGACGTGGCTCTGGTGCTCAATCCGAAGCTCAACGAGTTGGAGTTCGTCGCCTCGATCTGCGACGAGCTCGGCATCGACTACCCGCGCGAAACCACCAGCCTCAAGGTCCTCATCGACCGCCTGAACCACCATCTGCTCGACATCCACGCCAGGGGCCGTCATGTGGTCGTCATCATCGACGAGGCGCAGAACCTCGGTCCCCAGGTGCTGGAGCAGGTGCGTCTCCTGACCAACCTGGAGACCTCCAAGAAGAAGCTTCTCCAGATGATCCTGATCGGCCAGCCGGAGCTGAACGAGCTGCTCGGGCGCTTCGAAATGCGCCAGCTGGCCCAGCGGGTCACCGCACGCTACCACCTGGAGCCGCTGAGCCGGGCCGACGTCAAGGCTTACATCGACCACCGCCTGTCTGTCGGTGGCCTGCCGCCGACCCTCTTCTCTAATTGGGCGCGCGAAGCGATCTACCGTCGCTCGGGGGGGATTCCCCGGCTGATCAACAGCCTCTGCGACCGCTGCCTGATCGCCTGCTACGCCAAGAACCGATGGGTCGTGGACGGCACGACCGTGCGGGAGGCGGCGAACGAGGTGTTCGGACGCGGTCCGCGCTGGCGTCGGGCGGTTCCCTGGGCGGCGGCCGCTGCCGCCCTGGCGGCGCTGATCGTCTCGGTGCCGCTCGGCCTCGGTTACGTCCGTTGGGATCCAGTCGGCGGCCTGCTGGCGGGTCTCTCCGCTCCCCATGAAGAGGACGAGCCGGCGCCGATCTTCTCAATGGTGAAGCTGCCGCCGGACGCGCCACGCCCTGAAGTGACCTTGATGCCGGCTGCCGTTCCGCCGTTAGCCGAACCCGTGGACGAGGCGGCGGGTCCGCGTATCGGTCCCTCGACCAGCCCCGCCGCCGACGACGGCGAGGTTTCGCTCTACCAGGTTTTCGACCCGCTGAGCTTCGCCAACGATCCGGAAACCGCCATGGCGGGCCTGTTCCAACTCTGGGGCCTTGATTACGCCACGGTCGATCGCTCGGTGCCCTGTGCGGCATGGAGCAGCAACGGGGTCCAGTGCTACAAGGGCCGGGATAGCTGGAACGTTTTGGTCGGGCTCGATCGTCCCGCGGTCATCACCCTGCAGGACTCGGAGCGCAACCAGGCCCACGCCCTGCTTGTCGCGAGCGGTGAGGGGCGCATCGTCTTGCAGTTCGGCGACCAGCGTGTGGCGACCTCCCGTGCCGCCCTCGAGCCTCTTTGGACCGGCCAATACCTTGTGCTGTGGCGAGCGCCCGAATGGTATCGGCGGGTCTTGAGCAGCGGTCTGGAAGGTCGCGACGTCGCCTGGCTCTATAATCGCCTTTCCCGGGTCGACGGCATGCCCAAGGTAGAGGTCGTGCGGACGCGTTTCGATGCCGAGTTGCGGGCCCGAGTCATGCACTTTCAGAAAAGCCGGGGGCTTGAGCCTGACGGCATTGTCGGACCGCAGACCATCATCCACCTGGACAACTTCGTGCCGGAGACCCGCGTCCAGGGCGAACCGGACTCGGCTTCCTAG
- a CDS encoding ABC transporter substrate-binding protein yields the protein MKRTLLALLGAGLLAAPAAAADPVKIGMITTLSGGGSALGIDIRDGFQLAIEQEGGMLGGQAVELIVEDDARKPDKARELADRMVKRDKVPILTGIVWSNLAIAVVPKVTKAGVFYVSPNAGPSLLAGKGCHANYFNVAWQNDNLHEAVGQYVNDQGFQRLYILAPNYPAGKDALKGFKRYYKGEVVGEVYTKLGQKDYAAEIAALRAADPDAVFFFLPGGMGISFLKQYSQSGLAGKTPVFGPAFSFDQTILKAVGDAALGVINSSQWNKDIDNPANATFVKDFQAKYGRLPSLYASQGYDAARLIGSALRSTGGDATDAEAFRTALEAAKFDSVRGKFRFGPNHHPIQDIYVRQVVKEGDVLTNKIVTTAFTDHADAYAGDCKM from the coding sequence ATGAAAAGAACCCTCTTGGCGCTGCTGGGCGCCGGGCTGCTGGCCGCGCCCGCGGCCGCTGCCGATCCGGTAAAGATCGGCATGATCACCACCCTCTCGGGCGGCGGCAGCGCCCTCGGGATCGATATCCGCGACGGCTTTCAGCTGGCGATCGAGCAGGAAGGCGGCATGCTGGGCGGTCAGGCGGTCGAGCTGATCGTCGAGGACGACGCCCGCAAGCCCGACAAGGCACGCGAGTTGGCCGACCGCATGGTCAAACGGGACAAGGTGCCGATCCTCACCGGTATCGTCTGGTCGAACCTGGCGATTGCCGTCGTGCCCAAGGTGACCAAGGCCGGGGTGTTCTACGTCAGCCCCAACGCGGGCCCGTCGCTGCTCGCCGGCAAGGGCTGCCACGCCAACTACTTCAACGTCGCCTGGCAGAACGACAATCTGCACGAGGCGGTCGGCCAGTACGTCAACGACCAGGGCTTCCAGAGGCTCTACATCCTGGCGCCCAACTACCCGGCCGGTAAGGACGCGCTCAAGGGCTTCAAGCGCTACTACAAGGGCGAGGTGGTCGGCGAGGTCTACACCAAGCTTGGCCAGAAGGACTATGCCGCCGAGATCGCCGCCCTGCGCGCCGCGGATCCCGACGCGGTCTTCTTCTTCCTGCCCGGCGGCATGGGGATTTCCTTCCTCAAGCAGTACAGCCAATCGGGGCTGGCCGGTAAGACGCCGGTCTTCGGCCCGGCCTTCTCCTTCGACCAGACCATCCTCAAGGCGGTCGGAGACGCGGCGCTGGGCGTGATCAATTCCTCGCAGTGGAACAAGGACATCGACAACCCGGCCAACGCCACTTTCGTCAAGGACTTCCAGGCCAAGTACGGCCGCCTGCCCTCGCTCTATGCCAGTCAGGGCTATGACGCGGCCAGACTGATCGGCAGCGCGCTCCGGTCCACCGGCGGCGACGCTACGGATGCCGAGGCCTTTCGCACCGCGCTCGAGGCGGCGAAGTTCGACTCGGTGCGCGGCAAGTTCCGCTTCGGCCCCAACCACCACCCGATCCAGGACATCTACGTTCGTCAAGTGGTTAAGGAAGGCGACGTCCTGACCAACAAGATCGTGACCACGGCCTTCACCGACCACGCAGACGCCTACGCCGGCGACTGCAAGATGTAG
- a CDS encoding Lrp/AsnC ligand binding domain-containing protein, which translates to MQTIFIMIKCDLGKAYEVADAAVQTIEQVSEVYSTSGQYDLLVKCYLAEGADIGHFVTEKMQTLPGVKDTFTLVAYKAFT; encoded by the coding sequence ATGCAGACCATTTTCATCATGATCAAGTGCGACCTCGGCAAGGCCTACGAAGTGGCCGACGCCGCGGTCCAGACCATCGAGCAGGTGTCCGAGGTCTATTCCACCTCCGGCCAGTACGACCTTCTGGTCAAGTGCTACCTCGCCGAGGGCGCCGACATCGGCCACTTCGTGACCGAGAAGATGCAGACCCTGCCCGGCGTGAAGGACACCTTTACCCTGGTGGCCTATAAGGCCTTCACCTGA
- a CDS encoding MFS transporter, producing the protein MTGPAIRFSGFYGAVFLMLGVYLPFWPVWLSAQGLDAAQVGLLVAVTLWTKVLGLPAVAWLADSWGRTTQAMAVCAGLSIAAFAGFFAAEGFAAILFIQVLAALSFQALIPLGESHTLRAVPRLGLNYGRVRLWGSLSFIAGSLLGGFLVSRDLTGGLLWALIGALFLGLLAALALPPLAAPPKETAPSPRRALALLTDPTFALLLVCAGLLQASHAVYYGFSAISWQAADISGLAIGWLWAVGVVAEILLFTVGDRLVGRYGPARLLGAAALAGAVRWTVLAVTADLVVLTAAQCLHGLTFGAAHLATVHLLARRAPRRLSATAQGLYSAISGGVIMGLAVFAAGQLYAGFEAKAYFAMVLLSLAAWPLSRALRNRGEEPD; encoded by the coding sequence GTGACCGGTCCAGCAATCCGCTTCTCGGGGTTCTACGGCGCCGTCTTCCTCATGCTGGGCGTCTATCTGCCGTTCTGGCCGGTATGGCTGAGCGCGCAGGGCCTAGACGCCGCCCAGGTCGGCCTGCTCGTCGCCGTTACGCTCTGGACCAAGGTGCTGGGCCTGCCAGCAGTCGCCTGGTTGGCCGATTCCTGGGGCCGGACGACCCAGGCCATGGCGGTCTGCGCCGGGCTGAGCATCGCGGCCTTTGCCGGCTTCTTCGCGGCCGAGGGCTTCGCGGCGATCCTCTTCATCCAGGTCCTCGCGGCCCTCTCCTTCCAGGCCCTGATTCCCCTCGGCGAGAGCCACACCCTGCGCGCGGTGCCGAGACTGGGCCTGAACTACGGCCGCGTCCGCCTCTGGGGCTCGCTCTCCTTCATCGCCGGATCTCTCCTGGGCGGATTCCTGGTCTCTCGCGATCTGACCGGCGGCCTGCTCTGGGCGCTGATCGGCGCGCTGTTTCTCGGTCTGCTGGCCGCGCTCGCGCTTCCGCCGCTGGCCGCGCCGCCGAAGGAAACGGCGCCAAGCCCCCGACGCGCGCTGGCGCTGCTTACGGACCCGACCTTCGCATTGCTGCTGGTCTGTGCCGGCCTGCTCCAGGCGAGCCACGCCGTCTACTACGGGTTCTCCGCGATCTCCTGGCAAGCGGCGGATATTTCGGGTCTCGCCATCGGCTGGCTGTGGGCCGTCGGCGTAGTGGCCGAGATCCTCTTGTTCACCGTCGGCGACCGGCTGGTCGGCCGCTACGGGCCGGCCCGGCTGCTCGGAGCGGCCGCGCTCGCTGGGGCCGTCCGCTGGACCGTCCTGGCGGTAACGGCCGATCTCGTCGTGCTGACCGCCGCGCAGTGCCTGCACGGGCTGACCTTCGGCGCCGCCCATCTGGCGACCGTTCATCTGCTGGCCCGCCGGGCCCCCCGCCGGCTCTCGGCGACAGCCCAGGGCCTCTATTCGGCGATATCGGGCGGCGTGATCATGGGCCTGGCGGTTTTCGCCGCGGGGCAGCTCTATGCCGGATTCGAAGCCAAGGCCTATTTCGCCATGGTCCTGCTCAGCCTGGCCGCCTGGCCCCTGAGCCGTGCCTTGCGCAATCGAGGGGAAGAGCCGGACTGA
- a CDS encoding alpha/beta hydrolase, translated as MTFPLVFLPGLLCDEDLWRDQVSALGALTDCRVADFSTQDSIVDMAASVLDSMPGRFAVAALSMGGYVAFEIMRRAPERIDRLALLNTKARLDTAEQTQRRKDLIDLARRGAFKGVTQRVLPQFIHKDRLADGALTDRVQQMALRIGRDGFLRQQKAIMARADSLPTLVAIRCPTTVIGGRQDQLTPVDCHREMAAGIADARLTVIDDCGHLSPMERPDAVNEALRRWLVAE; from the coding sequence GTGACGTTCCCTCTGGTGTTCCTCCCGGGTCTTCTATGCGACGAAGACCTCTGGCGCGACCAGGTGTCGGCGCTCGGCGCCTTGACGGACTGCCGCGTCGCCGATTTCTCGACCCAGGACAGTATCGTCGACATGGCGGCCTCGGTGCTGGATAGCATGCCCGGGCGCTTTGCGGTCGCGGCGCTTTCCATGGGCGGCTACGTCGCCTTCGAGATCATGCGCCGGGCACCGGAGCGGATCGACAGGTTGGCTTTGCTGAACACCAAGGCGCGACTCGATACCGCGGAGCAGACTCAGCGCCGAAAAGACCTCATCGACCTGGCGCGCCGAGGCGCTTTCAAGGGCGTGACCCAACGCGTCCTGCCCCAGTTCATCCACAAGGACCGCTTGGCGGACGGGGCGCTGACCGATCGGGTCCAGCAGATGGCCCTGCGGATCGGCCGCGACGGCTTCCTGCGCCAGCAGAAGGCGATCATGGCGCGCGCCGACAGCCTTCCGACTCTCGTGGCGATCCGCTGTCCCACGACCGTCATCGGCGGCCGCCAGGACCAGCTCACGCCGGTCGACTGTCACCGCGAGATGGCGGCGGGAATCGCCGACGCCAGGCTGACCGTTATCGATGACTGCGGCCACCTGTCGCCCATGGAGCGCCCCGACGCGGTGAACGAGGCGCTCCGGAGATGGCTGGTCGCGGAATAG